Proteins found in one Paenibacillus sp. FSL R10-2782 genomic segment:
- a CDS encoding sensor histidine kinase: protein MRKGPKINFIRDRFIYIGLYLIVTALGVGFMLLEKAHQPGRDDMGSIPYFIILSSFLLISCLIFDYLRQRRYYAQLRGALERSDELQATIIVQSSITSEQRMITFLLEQQYNAYMNELHNYRRQQEMQNHFVMQWVHQMKTPLSVIDLLAQEMIGHKYSKPVDMKQLSLSVQEETERMTSGLEMMLYTARLNKFEIDLHLRTTALHDLIRSVINAHKRLCIRYSIFPSIDGEMWIETDEKWMTFVLNQFVSNAIKYSKSKSGNKTLKFWLKDNRMGGGILKVTDEGIGIADYDLPRIFDAFFTGENGRMAGESTGMGLYLAKEVCTRLGHGLSVTSVLGKGTTFTITFENSGIHMIHN, encoded by the coding sequence ATGAGGAAAGGGCCTAAAATTAATTTTATTCGGGACCGTTTCATATATATCGGTCTGTATTTGATTGTTACGGCATTGGGAGTAGGCTTTATGCTACTGGAAAAGGCACATCAGCCTGGGCGTGATGACATGGGTTCAATTCCTTATTTTATTATTTTATCTTCATTTTTGCTGATCAGCTGCTTAATATTTGATTACTTACGCCAACGTCGTTACTATGCGCAGCTGCGGGGTGCTCTTGAACGCTCCGATGAATTGCAGGCGACAATCATCGTTCAATCCTCAATTACCAGTGAACAACGGATGATTACATTCCTGCTGGAACAACAATACAACGCTTATATGAACGAGCTTCACAATTACCGTCGTCAGCAAGAGATGCAAAATCATTTTGTCATGCAATGGGTGCATCAGATGAAAACACCATTATCCGTAATAGACTTGCTAGCTCAAGAGATGATAGGGCATAAATACTCGAAACCAGTGGATATGAAGCAGCTATCGCTGAGTGTCCAAGAGGAAACCGAGCGTATGACCAGCGGACTGGAAATGATGCTGTATACAGCCCGCTTGAACAAGTTTGAAATCGATTTGCATCTTCGTACCACGGCTCTCCACGACTTAATCCGCTCGGTGATAAACGCACACAAGCGTCTTTGTATAAGGTACTCCATTTTTCCCAGTATTGATGGTGAAATGTGGATTGAGACGGATGAGAAGTGGATGACTTTCGTGCTAAACCAGTTTGTCAGCAACGCGATTAAGTACAGTAAAAGTAAATCAGGGAACAAGACGCTCAAGTTTTGGCTTAAAGATAATAGAATGGGGGGGGGAATCCTTAAGGTCACAGATGAAGGGATTGGTATAGCAGACTACGATCTTCCCAGAATTTTTGACGCTTTTTTCACCGGCGAGAACGGACGGATGGCGGGTGAGTCAACGGGCATGGGCTTGTATTTGGCTAAAGAGGTATGTACCCGGCTTGGACATGGTTTGTCAGTTACGTCTGTCTTAGGCAAAGGGACAACGTTCACGATCACTTTTGAGAACAGTGGAATTCATATGATTCACAATTAG
- a CDS encoding helix-turn-helix transcriptional regulator, whose protein sequence is MEHTPTIRSKIETELKQRGYSFSSFSKISGINRGTFSAMLNSNPPKPISVRQMDLITKALGYPEGWLYELYIDECFYEGKGHWKRIKPFLLRCVELGKRDFIQKVLSRLTEDLSYVPTIFELAEELHKAGKEKDSFPFYECVVENERYYHSERLAISQYRLFCYSLTEDLESSLQAAIIFNSFRKSLPENYQLDGLLKLTNVYFNASNWEAAIKYATELRTLAISVYHQQAYNRSKNRQLDSFDTEKPLVVYYGLGYLLHGNALENQGLYEEALKFIPYYEDLTWFEGLDENGLQGVKRLQLWAKANLLNLKVLIGEVSSLASYVELLEHNPQEISHGLITIIESANKYNFSLESILDVFSEEIGDYKKFVSKSSHYQISTLLWNYSRLYLELARYYFNTGRYSEAIDNIIKSLRVSSQLNTKSTFIKGVTLLFEKLTGHITHEQLAEYEKVLEEVRYGMKQMVP, encoded by the coding sequence ATGGAACATACACCTACGATCCGCTCAAAGATAGAGACAGAATTGAAGCAAAGGGGCTATAGCTTTAGCAGCTTCAGTAAAATATCTGGAATTAACCGCGGCACATTCAGCGCTATGCTGAACAGCAACCCGCCCAAGCCGATCTCCGTTCGGCAGATGGACCTGATTACCAAGGCATTGGGATATCCCGAGGGATGGCTGTATGAGTTGTACATAGATGAATGCTTTTACGAAGGAAAAGGACACTGGAAACGGATTAAGCCGTTTCTGTTGCGTTGTGTAGAGTTAGGAAAAAGGGACTTCATCCAAAAGGTATTGTCGAGGCTAACAGAGGACTTGTCCTATGTGCCGACCATATTTGAGCTTGCAGAAGAACTGCATAAAGCAGGTAAGGAAAAGGATTCATTTCCTTTTTACGAGTGTGTAGTAGAGAACGAAAGATATTATCACTCGGAGCGGCTAGCGATCAGTCAATACAGATTGTTTTGTTACTCGCTTACCGAAGATTTAGAAAGCAGCTTACAGGCTGCTATTATTTTTAATTCGTTCCGCAAAAGTTTGCCAGAGAATTATCAGTTGGATGGATTATTAAAGTTAACTAATGTTTATTTCAACGCAAGTAATTGGGAGGCTGCAATAAAGTATGCGACAGAACTCCGTACACTGGCTATAAGTGTCTATCATCAACAGGCTTATAACCGTTCAAAAAACAGGCAACTAGATAGCTTCGATACTGAAAAGCCTCTAGTCGTATACTATGGTTTAGGGTATTTATTGCACGGAAATGCGTTGGAGAATCAAGGATTGTATGAAGAGGCTTTAAAATTCATTCCCTATTATGAAGATTTAACATGGTTTGAGGGTCTGGATGAAAATGGGCTGCAAGGGGTGAAAAGACTCCAATTATGGGCAAAGGCTAATCTTCTTAATTTAAAAGTTTTAATTGGAGAGGTCAGCAGTTTAGCATCTTATGTCGAGCTTTTAGAGCACAATCCCCAAGAAATTTCTCATGGATTAATCACTATTATAGAGTCGGCAAATAAGTACAATTTCTCTTTAGAAAGTATTCTAGATGTTTTCTCTGAGGAAATTGGCGACTATAAGAAATTCGTTTCAAAATCTTCACACTATCAAATAAGCACTCTTTTATGGAATTATTCTCGCTTGTATTTGGAACTTGCGCGTTACTATTTCAATACAGGCAGATATTCAGAAGCCATTGATAATATAATCAAAAGCCTCAGAGTATCTTCTCAATTAAATACGAAGAGTACATTCATTAAGGGAGTAACCTTGTTATTCGAAAAACTAACAGGCCATATTACGCATGAACAACTTGCAGAATATGAAAAAGTACTTGAAGAAGTGCGTTATGGTATGAAGCAAATGGTTCCCTAA
- a CDS encoding ABC transporter ATP-binding protein — protein sequence MSVLRAEGLGKTYSSKGNIAYKALEDINLHIESGEFVGVMGPSGSGKTTLLNLLATIDSPTSGQIEIGGINPNRLSDRKLALFRRRKLGFVFQDFNLLDTLSLKENIILPLVLDGTSTQLIEQRLKPLAEWLQIDSILSKRTHEVSGGQKQRAAIARAFIHEPSLVLADELTGNLDSKAAKDVMDALKDMNERLHATVLMVTHDPFSASYCQRIVFIKDGRLFSEIRRGANRQAFFQQILDALSVLGGNFDDVPFARI from the coding sequence ATGAGTGTACTACGTGCTGAAGGGCTTGGGAAAACTTATAGTTCTAAAGGAAATATAGCTTATAAAGCACTGGAAGATATTAATTTGCATATTGAATCCGGGGAATTCGTTGGCGTTATGGGACCCTCAGGCAGCGGAAAGACAACTCTGCTCAATCTACTAGCTACGATAGACAGTCCTACGTCAGGACAAATTGAAATTGGAGGTATTAATCCGAATCGACTGAGTGACCGGAAATTGGCTTTATTCCGTCGCCGCAAGCTCGGTTTTGTCTTTCAGGATTTTAACCTTTTGGATACTTTGTCTTTAAAGGAAAATATTATTTTGCCCTTGGTGCTGGACGGCACTTCTACGCAACTTATTGAACAACGTCTCAAACCACTCGCAGAATGGCTGCAAATCGACAGTATTTTGTCCAAACGTACACATGAAGTGTCTGGTGGTCAAAAGCAAAGAGCAGCCATTGCAAGGGCCTTCATTCATGAGCCCTCACTGGTGCTGGCTGATGAATTGACAGGTAATCTGGATTCTAAAGCAGCCAAAGACGTCATGGATGCTCTCAAAGATATGAACGAGCGATTGCACGCTACAGTACTTATGGTTACACATGATCCTTTTTCCGCAAGCTATTGCCAGCGAATTGTCTTTATTAAAGACGGAAGGCTGTTTTCCGAAATACGCCGCGGTGCGAACCGTCAGGCTTTCTTTCAACAAATTTTGGATGCGCTCAGCGTCTTGGGAGGGAATTTTGATGACGTTCCGTTCGCTCGCATTTAG
- a CDS encoding FtsX-like permease family protein, protein MTFRSLAFSGIRGNWRSYSAFFMSSVFSVMIFYIYASFLAHPDVVNGHIIAADKVRQGMIFCEYIIVGFSFLFVLYANSAYLKTRKQEFGLYSLFGMTRMQLRKLVIYENMMISVLAIGCGIVLGMLFSKLFFMALAALLDMKEPIKFAVPLEAVWFTVGGFLILFTITSLSTVFRIGRTEIVDLFKASRRSTGELIYSPWLVALSIVCLATGYGIAMTFNGSNFYLLDAQAFILMTLLILIPVTLGTYLFFSQFSVLLLSFIRKRHQIYYHRTNMVIVAQLGYKIKDNARMLFMVSILSAVILTASGAFYILVKSVQYEYLKEIASLTMFIGMFISLLFFIASGSMIYFKLFTELQEDQAQFRALLRIGMTEQEIRKIVVTQLAIIFFVPCIVGILHALFAMKALENILTYSNWSYSFVVIGVYLIMQTIYFLLTCHDYMKSMMKGAVLQ, encoded by the coding sequence ATGACGTTCCGTTCGCTCGCATTTAGTGGCATTCGGGGAAACTGGCGCTCTTACAGTGCATTTTTTATGAGCAGTGTATTTTCTGTTATGATTTTTTACATTTACGCTTCATTTCTTGCTCATCCAGACGTCGTCAACGGTCATATTATTGCAGCAGATAAGGTAAGGCAGGGCATGATTTTTTGTGAGTATATTATCGTTGGTTTTTCCTTCCTGTTTGTGTTGTATGCCAACTCAGCCTATCTGAAAACAAGAAAGCAGGAGTTTGGTCTTTATTCGCTGTTCGGAATGACACGTATGCAACTTCGCAAACTGGTCATTTATGAAAATATGATGATTTCCGTTTTGGCCATCGGGTGCGGAATCGTACTTGGTATGCTGTTCAGCAAACTATTTTTTATGGCTCTCGCTGCGTTGCTCGATATGAAGGAGCCAATTAAGTTCGCTGTACCTTTGGAGGCGGTGTGGTTCACAGTTGGGGGATTTCTAATATTATTCACTATAACATCTTTGAGCACAGTGTTCAGAATAGGAAGAACTGAGATTGTTGATTTATTCAAAGCCTCACGCCGCTCTACGGGCGAACTGATCTATTCTCCGTGGCTGGTGGCGCTCTCAATTGTTTGCCTGGCAACTGGATATGGTATCGCTATGACGTTCAACGGATCCAATTTTTATTTATTGGACGCTCAAGCATTCATCTTGATGACACTGCTAATATTGATTCCTGTCACATTAGGAACGTATTTATTTTTTTCCCAGTTTAGTGTTTTGCTGCTTAGCTTTATTCGAAAACGCCATCAGATTTATTATCATCGAACGAATATGGTCATTGTTGCACAGCTTGGTTACAAGATCAAAGACAATGCACGGATGCTGTTTATGGTGTCAATTCTCAGTGCAGTCATTTTAACGGCTTCCGGTGCTTTCTACATTCTGGTCAAATCCGTTCAATATGAATATTTAAAGGAAATCGCTTCACTGACTATGTTTATCGGTATGTTTATCAGTCTACTGTTTTTTATCGCCTCAGGAAGTATGATTTATTTCAAGCTTTTCACAGAACTTCAGGAAGATCAGGCTCAATTCAGAGCATTGTTGCGTATCGGAATGACAGAGCAGGAAATTCGTAAAATCGTGGTGACACAATTAGCGATTATCTTTTTTGTCCCTTGTATTGTGGGCATTCTCCATGCTCTGTTCGCTATGAAAGCTTTAGAAAACATTTTGACATACTCCAATTGGAGTTATTCCTTTGTTGTTATTGGTGTATATCTTATCATGCAAACCATTTATTTTCTGCTTACCTGCCACGATTACATGAAAAGTATGATGAAAGGAGCTGTATTGCAGTAG
- a CDS encoding response regulator transcription factor, with the protein MYRIFIVEDDDKISRILQKNMEKYGFESVCAEHFQELLSELEAFAPHLVLLDINLPYYDGYYWCRQIRSRSSIPIIFISARAGEMDQVMAIEHGGDDYITKPIHLDLLMAKVKSVFRRVYGEYAIGGQVHLAQQGAPQPDWNVNGLQLYSSRNELVWGERRMQLTKNEQLLSECFLQHSGQVVTREQLLEALWDDVQFVDDNTLTVNVTRLRKKLEELGLPKAIETVRGQGYKLDVAAEMREEL; encoded by the coding sequence TTGTACCGAATTTTTATCGTAGAGGATGACGACAAAATCAGTCGTATTTTACAAAAGAATATGGAGAAGTATGGATTTGAGTCTGTTTGTGCAGAGCATTTCCAGGAGCTCTTGTCGGAGTTGGAGGCTTTTGCTCCACATCTTGTATTGTTGGATATTAACTTGCCCTATTACGATGGTTATTACTGGTGTCGTCAAATTCGTTCCCGTTCCAGTATTCCTATTATATTCATATCGGCGAGAGCTGGAGAAATGGATCAGGTTATGGCCATCGAACATGGTGGTGACGATTATATTACTAAGCCAATCCACCTGGACCTGTTGATGGCAAAGGTGAAAAGTGTATTTCGGCGGGTCTATGGGGAATATGCGATTGGCGGACAAGTACATCTTGCACAGCAAGGGGCACCGCAACCTGACTGGAATGTGAACGGTCTTCAGCTTTACAGCAGCCGTAATGAGCTGGTATGGGGAGAGAGACGGATGCAACTGACCAAAAATGAACAATTGCTTTCGGAATGTTTTCTCCAACATTCGGGTCAGGTTGTTACCCGTGAGCAATTGCTTGAAGCGTTATGGGATGATGTACAGTTTGTCGACGACAACACTTTGACGGTAAATGTGACACGCTTACGGAAAAAGCTAGAGGAGTTGGGCCTGCCCAAAGCCATTGAAACGGTTCGCGGACAAGGGTACAAGCTGGATGTAGCTGCTGAAATGCGGGAGGAATTATGA
- a CDS encoding serine hydrolase domain-containing protein, protein MKTLVFLHLWKAVIIIPFTIVCLLIPLSVHAQPAEESVDTAHIDQFVNSAMNELNIPGASLAIVKEGRIVYMEGYGISGPDSSPVTPQTPFVLGSTSKSITAMAVIQLVEKGKIRLDDPVQYYLPWFRVADLEASRRITIRELLNQTSGLSTYAGESTLTTGDESIEQHIRSLKHVQLTAPVGSVFQYSNLNYNILSGVIQAASGQSYTEYVQQHIFKPLHMKHSYTSPDEARKDGLATGYQPVFGFMLPTKQLNHEGTVASGYLISSAEDMAHYLTAQMNEGQNGPSPVLSVKGIRTLQKPIAYMGGGSYYAMGWVVDKEGISHNGATENTYSKMTINENYGVILLVNSLDYLDLQSYDKIMTGINAILNGGEIPQIGMSDLERTIFLLVNWVLITILAILAQSVFGLFNWKTRSRTTSGRLLHIVSILFFHVLIPSLLLMTLPKLLVPWSVIKLFLPGLGHVIYFILILLLGVGVVKTALVMRTILKKKHHLV, encoded by the coding sequence ATGAAAACTTTGGTGTTTTTACACTTGTGGAAAGCTGTAATTATAATTCCATTTACGATTGTCTGCTTGCTTATTCCGCTTTCGGTACATGCTCAACCTGCAGAGGAGAGTGTGGATACCGCTCATATCGACCAATTTGTGAATTCGGCGATGAATGAATTAAATATTCCAGGGGCTTCACTTGCAATCGTCAAAGAGGGTCGAATTGTTTATATGGAAGGATATGGGATATCGGGGCCGGATAGCTCTCCGGTGACGCCGCAGACACCTTTCGTCCTCGGTTCAACGAGCAAATCTATTACAGCCATGGCTGTAATACAGCTAGTAGAAAAGGGTAAAATTCGACTTGATGATCCGGTTCAATATTATTTGCCATGGTTTCGTGTAGCTGATCTAGAAGCTTCCAGAAGGATTACAATCCGGGAACTGCTAAATCAAACCAGTGGATTGTCTACTTATGCAGGGGAGAGTACATTAACAACGGGCGATGAATCCATCGAACAGCATATCCGGAGTCTAAAGCATGTCCAGTTGACTGCGCCGGTGGGTTCTGTATTTCAATACTCGAATTTGAACTACAACATTTTGAGCGGTGTCATCCAGGCTGCTTCCGGTCAATCGTATACGGAATATGTACAACAACATATTTTCAAGCCGCTCCATATGAAACATAGCTATACTTCGCCTGACGAAGCCCGAAAAGACGGACTGGCAACCGGGTATCAGCCTGTATTTGGCTTTATGCTCCCGACAAAGCAGCTTAATCATGAAGGTACTGTAGCTTCAGGGTATTTAATCTCTAGTGCCGAAGATATGGCACATTATTTGACGGCACAGATGAATGAAGGGCAGAATGGGCCCTCCCCTGTTTTGTCGGTAAAAGGCATTAGAACTTTACAAAAACCCATTGCTTATATGGGGGGAGGAAGCTATTATGCTATGGGCTGGGTTGTGGATAAGGAGGGTATTTCTCATAATGGCGCTACCGAAAATACGTATTCAAAAATGACAATTAATGAAAACTATGGAGTCATCCTGCTTGTCAATTCACTGGATTATTTGGACTTACAATCGTATGACAAGATCATGACTGGTATCAACGCTATATTGAATGGAGGAGAAATACCTCAAATTGGGATGTCAGACTTAGAGAGAACTATTTTTTTACTTGTGAATTGGGTCCTTATTACAATTCTCGCCATTCTTGCTCAGTCTGTATTCGGTTTGTTTAATTGGAAAACCCGTTCCCGAACGACTTCAGGGCGTTTGCTTCACATTGTAAGTATCCTTTTCTTCCATGTGCTGATTCCATCTCTGTTATTAATGACACTCCCCAAATTGCTGGTTCCTTGGTCTGTTATTAAACTGTTCTTACCTGGTCTGGGACATGTCATTTACTTTATTCTTATTTTATTGTTAGGTGTCGGTGTTGTAAAAACGGCGCTTGTGATGCGAACTATTCTAAAGAAAAAACATCATTTAGTATAA